Below is a window of Stigmatopora nigra isolate UIUO_SnigA chromosome 3, RoL_Snig_1.1, whole genome shotgun sequence DNA.
atttactttcccgggccacacaaaatgatgcgatgggccagatttggcccccgggccgggaCTTTGTCACCAGTGATTTAGGTTGAAATAGTCAACCAAAAGACTCACTCTCTTGAGCAGCAGCCTCCGAGGGAACTTCTCCCGCTAAAGCAGATATGACTGTAGCAGCTGAGAGACAGTGTCTGCCCTCCATGTATCGCCCCTGAGGTAAAACCACACACAAACCTTGTGACTCACACTGAATAGCCCACAATTATGCATGCACTGTAGAAAACATCAGGAATGAGTATTAACAACCTTAATGAGCCAATTTAGATTCGCCTAGCTCTCTCTCACCTTTGTGATGTAATATTGTGAAAGTGTGGCAGCGTTCAGAGCCCATTCCATTGGGTTGAACTGATTTAACTGCAGCTGTCTCTGCAGGGTGCTGTGGCAATAGGTGGCAGCTCGCTCTGTTTGCCCTGCCAAAGTCAAAGAACAAAATAGCTCATGTAGTGCTgtgcaatttaaaaacatttatacatCACGAGATGAGCCAGCCATATTATATCCACATATGTTATTAAATTGGTTATAATTATACAATTagaaattatataaataaattcattaatattgatattgggaaaaaaactttattgtCTGTGTGGAATATATGTGttgctattttcaattgttttgcatGTATATTACTCACATATggttatgtatatatgtatatggtaAGGATAACTGCCTTAATATTGATTATAGGGACATCTTGGGGCCGATTGGTGGTACTACTATGCCATAATGAAGTCCTGcatgaaaaactatttaaaattattttagacATTTGACTAAAATGAGAAACACTCACCAAGGTTTTGGTAGACCTGAGCAAGGTAATACATTGTGTGCGTGTAGGCCAGCTCAAACCTAATGAAAGaagagaaaattaaacaagaaggaaaaaatgaGCAAATTGTGGACTAGTAAAGACttactttttgttcttttcttggTGTGTCAACATCTTTTCATTGGTGGTGAAATACTCCAACAAATCAGTGGGGGGACTTCCGTCCTGCatgatttaaatttgatttaattaacTGTCATAATGCTTAACAAATCAACTCACCTCCTTCATGTAGCGAAGGTAGATGGCCTCTGCCGTCTCTAAGAATCCTTGTGCCATTTCCGTCTCCTCCCGACCTGCCCAAAGGATACCCAGCTGGTTCTGAAAGCAGAAAAACACAATTCGAGTTGCCACAATTAATCAAAAGATAAGCAATGATCAAATGACGTCATTATTTAGCAATGATATAGATCCCATTCATTTCAAACTGGGATGACTGACTGTGAATGGTCATGCTTCTGTGCCATTGACTGTGACAAACGTCCAATCTACTGGTGACCAAGGTTACCactgaataaatgaataccAGTTCATAGCGCATACAATAATTATTAATTTCCAAGTAAGTCAGCATCTTTCAAGTCACATTATTTACCCGGACGTGGATGAATAACGACACATTCTCGCTTGACACTTTGCATCTCTCCAGCAATTTCATGCAGTTCATGAGACACTCTTGGCCGGCCGACAGCTCTTCGGTGTCCACATGATTAACGCCGAGGTAATATTCCACCGCGGCAAGCCTCGCGGTCCTCTGGCCGACGGGTGAGTCGCCGGCCAAACCCCGTTCGAACATCTCCTCCAGCTGGCCGTCAACGGGCTGGTCGCCGCCCTGCGCGGCGCCGTCATCCTCCCCACCTTCACCGACCTCGAAACTCTTCAGTGAGCAGTGTATCTCCCGAAGGAGGTCTCTGGCCTTGTACTTGGAGCGGAAAGGGTCGTTTTTAGGGTCGTTTCGGGATTTGACGTCTGTTAGGTTTTGGGCGTTGGTGAATTTATCGCAGATTGCGTTCCACTCGTCGCTGATGTTGGAcgccatgtttgttttcttcctttGATGCGATGACTAATGGTCACAACAGTGACACCTATTGGTGGAAATAAAAAACGAGCCGAGCACATAATACAAAAGCTAGATGTCTAAAGCCAGAATTAGGGAAGTAAATAACTTTTGGCCATTTTTagtcagattttaaaaaaataatatattaatattatttggtgAGCTCTGTTGTATCGGACATCAAATGAGTGAGTCTATGAGTCTAGAAACCTTCTGATTTGCCTCAAGATCTATTCATGTTTCAATGATTCAGGTCagatgttagaaaaaaaataaaaggtttgAAAACCAGTGGATAATTGAGAAATTTATGACTATTCCAGTATCCAAGATCCATTGAATACTGTATTCCATTATATGCTCCAATGCAAAATGGCAGACAAGCGACAACGTTTGCCTTCTTTAACATCAGACATCTAGTTAATTGTTCTGatcatcttcacaagggttgctggagccaatcccagccaattatgggcagtaggcagaggacagcctgaattggttgcaTGTGGATGGCTTTTACTGTCAATGATGGCCAGTTTAATGACTCAAGAAAGTGCAAGTagttttcagtcttttttatttttcaaacccAAATAATTAGTTCAATAGAGATTGTGATTCAAGACAATAAATTATTAGATACCGTGCAAAATTATTCAGCAGGAACAGACATGAGATTAACACTTTGATGAATAGCATCTGGGTTGCTTCAATTTGCCATCTTCAACTGCCCTGTATTGTATTTATTGCTCCATGAGTAACAGTCGGTATTCAGTTTAAGTGTTAATTCTTTCAAAAGGGGATTCTAGTATCCAGTGAAACATCATCAATAAGATGGTGAAAACAGTACTAATATACATGTTGTCCAATAAACCAATGGAAAAATCTCAAGTGCAAAGTGAAGCGGCCAACAGTGGAAATACGAATTCAAacagtaaaattaaatataaaagacTGATTTGCGGTAAAGGAGGAAAACAAAAGAGTCTAACTCAATCATTGGTTAAAAGACGGGGGCAAAAGACACACAGCTTCTGTGATTAGATATATGCGCACATTTGTGTGGCTCCATTTAACGATGTGGTGGAACAGGAAAGACTTCACTTTGCATCTACGAGGTCTTCTTCTCGAGGCTGaaaaggcaacaacaaaaacaatgtcagtttttttaaaattattgtttgACAAATTGGACCCAGGAGCATGTTTCAAGAACTTACTTGTATTTAATGAGCCGTCCACCCTGAACCAATTGTGCAGATTCGTTGGTCAAATGGCAAGCAAACAGCAGCCAGTTACGCGGTTGCACTTTGTAGGCAAAACGCATGAACACCAGCGAGTAACAACACAGGGCTGAAAGTAGAAAAACCACATGACACTTGTTTTAGAATTACGTTTCCCAACTTCATCGATGAGATCATGCGACCAAATCCACACAAACTGGCGATTGACCAGCATCCCAGAATAGATTGTAAAACACAACAAGGTCATGAAACACAAAGGTAGGAACGTGGGATGTGTGAATGTCTCTCACCAAACGTCATCCTGCCACTGATAATCTCGGGGCTCTTTTTCACGTCACTGAGGGCAGCGATGGGGAGGCCCCAATTTGCTACTGGACCCCAAAAATGCTGTAAGCATACACATAAAAACAAGGAAATGAAACGCAAGTATAGACGTTTGAAACTGACTAATActaaattaacacattttttccaGCATAAAAATCAGTCACAACATACAggtaaaagggaaaagaaattcattgcaattttatttgatcagatgTGCAGGCAATAAAGTTGGTTACTCTCATGACATTGGTCATGTGACACAgacttcattttttggggaatttggaAATGTAACAGGGTTCAATTGCTTTTCCCTCCATCCTCAGATGTTGGAACTGAATTTTTActgctgttttttatttattttttgcaactgattttttttattgagactgttcagcaaaaataaagaaaacttACTGTGCTGGTGAATGTTTTTCCAGTTGTCAGCACCACAGAAGGGGAAGAATaataacacaaaaagacaaatgttAACATAGTCTCATATTAAGTATGTTCCAAATGAAGTGTTCCTTGGTTGTAGGGATGAATCACATCAcaatttaagataaaaaaaacaacattatcaaTTCCTGCTTTTAAGCTTTCTTCGACTTTCACCATGTGCAAGTCAGTACACATGTACCTTTTTTCGTGATAATTTGTGTTTGAGTAAAAGCAAGCAAAGAATTGCCAATATCTTCAGTGGTCGACTACTACACAGAAACCAAAACTTAAATCAacctaaaaataataacacaaaaaattaCGAGGACAATTTTATTGTCGGCCAGTGATAGGTTAGCATGATGTTTTTAAGTTGTCAGATAGGAGTAATAGCACACATTGAATAGCTTGTTGCTACATTAGCACAAGGAATTTCATAAATACCTCATCAAATAATCCCGGAATTCTTTACTCCTCAGATGGTCAATAGCTTTACGTGCAATTGTGCCAGCCATGATTAAAGGCTTCGCTACTGTCTATGATGACCGAAAAAATGGTGAAATTTACGTTGAAGGGCGATGAACTTCAAGAGAGTAAGGACTAGAGGACGGTCGGACGAATTTCCAACCACAAACAGCTTTACGACACTGCTGCAAAAGGGGGCAACTTAACAGCAACATTTCGCCATTTTTCTTCAGGAAGAGCTAGCTAACGCGACACG
It encodes the following:
- the mpc1 gene encoding mitochondrial pyruvate carrier 1 isoform X2 — protein: MAGTIARKAIDHLRSKEFRDYLMSTHFWGPVANWGLPIAALSDVKKSPEIISGRMTFALCCYSLVFMRFAYKVQPRNWLLFACHLTNESAQLVQGGRLIKYNLEKKTS
- the mpc1 gene encoding mitochondrial pyruvate carrier 1 isoform X1, with protein sequence MLTFVFLCYYSSPSVVLTTGKTFTSTHFWGPVANWGLPIAALSDVKKSPEIISGRMTFALCCYSLVFMRFAYKVQPRNWLLFACHLTNESAQLVQGGRLIKYNLEKKTS